A window of Castanea sativa cultivar Marrone di Chiusa Pesio chromosome 1, ASM4071231v1 contains these coding sequences:
- the LOC142621689 gene encoding UDP-glycosyltransferase 87A1-like: MDSVKAEEASTLYHVVAMPYPGRSHINAMMNLCKILASKTNETTNIDTIFTFVVTEEWLGFIGAEPKPDNIRFATVPNVVPSELVRAADHNSFFEATMTKLEAPFECLLGRLEPPATVILAETFLFWAVGVGKRRNIPLASFWPMAASMFTVFHHFDLLSQNGHFPFDVSANGDELVDYIPGISSIRLVDLPSSIVLRNQKILHRILEAFSWVTKTQYLLFNSTYELESQVIDVLKTDLPMPIYTIGPTIPYFNLGKNYLESNNHNDLNHIEWLDCQPRSSVLYISMGSYLSFSSAQIDDIAAGLHDSGVRFLWVARGETSRLKEICGDMGLVVPWCDQLSVLSHSSIGGFWTHCGWSSTQEGVFCGVPLLTFPIGMDQMQNSKLIVEDWKIGWRVKQDVRGESLVTRKEIASLLQRFMNLESNEMKAMRTRASELQQICQQAIAKEGSSEMNINAFIKDLSKCNGR, from the exons ATGGATTCCGTCAAAGCTGAAGAAGCATCCACGTTGTACCACGTGGTGGCCATGCCTTACCCAGGTCGCAGCCACATCAACGCCATGATGAACCTCTGTAAGATATTAGCTTCAAAGACAAACGAAACGACCAACATCGACACCATCTTCACCTTTGTTGTCACCGAAGAATGGCTTGGCTTCATCGGCGCCGAACCTAAACCCGACAACATCCGCTTCGCCACCGTTCCTAACGTTGTCCCTTCCGAGCTAGTTCGTGCCGCTGACCATAACTCCTTCTTCGAAGCTACCATGACTAAGTTGGAAGCTCCGTTTGAGTGCCTCCTCGGTCGGCTTGAGCCGCCGGCGACAGTTATCTTGGCCGAAACTTTTCTGTTTTGGGCGGTTGGTGTAGGGAAGCGGAGGAACATCCCGTTGGCGTCGTTTTGGCCGATGGCTGCGTCGATGTTCACGGTGTTCCACCATTTCGATCTTTTGTCTCAGAATGGTCACTTCCCATTTGACGTATCTG CAAATGGCGATGAGCTTGTAGACTATATCCCTGGAATTTCTTCCATTCGTCTAGTAGATCTTCCTTCATCGATTGTTTTGAGGAACCAAAAAATATTGCATAGGATCCTCGAAGCTTTTTCATGGGTGACCAAAACACaatatctcttattcaattcCACCTACGAGCTTGAATCTCAAGTTATTGATGTTCTAAAAACAGATTTGCCAATGCCCATATATACTATTGGCCCAACCATTCCTTACTTCAATCTTGGAAAAAATTACTTAGAAAGTAATAACCACAATGACCTTAACCATATAGAATGGCTAGATTGCCAACCAAGAAGTTCTGTTCTATACATTTCAATGGGAAGCTATCTTTCATTTTCTAGTGCCCAAATAGATGACATTGCAGCTGGTTTGCACGATAGTGGGGTTAGATTTTTGTGGGTGGCGCGCGGTGAGACTAGTAGGTTGAAAGAGATTTGTGGTGATATGGGTTTGGTAGTGCCTTGGTGTGATCAATTGAGTGTGTTGTCTCATTCTTCTATAGGGGGCTTTTGGACTCATTGCGGTTGGAGTTCCACTCAAGAAGGTGTGTTTTGTGGTGTTCCTCTTCTTACCTTCCCCATAGGTATGGATCAAATGCAAAATAGTAAGCTTATTGTGGAGGATTGGAAGATTGGATGGAGGGTGAAGCAAGATGTGAGAGGAGAAAGTTTGGTGACAAGAAAGGAAATTGCAAGCCTGTTGCAGAGATTCATGAACTTAGAAAGTAATGAAATGAAAGCAATGAGGACAAGAGCAAGCGAACTTCAACAAATATGTCAACAAGCAATTGCAAAAGAGGGATCATCTGAAATGAACATCAATGCCTTCATCAAGGACCTTTCAAAATGCAATGGAAGATGA